In Desulfobacterales bacterium, the genomic stretch GCCCTGACCGGCCACCTGGTCCTGAGCACGGTGCACACCAACAACGCGGCCGGCGCCATTACCCGGCTGCTGGACATGGGCATCGAGCCCTACCTGGTGGTCTCGGTCCTGCTGATGTCCTTTGCCCAGCGGCTGGTGCGCAAGATCTGCCCGCACTGCAGGGAGCCCTTTGATCCGCCGGCCGCGGTCCGGGCCGGCTGGGGGCTGGACACGATAGAAGAGAAAACGCTTATGCACGGCCGCGGCTGCTTCCATTGCAAGGACACCGGCTACCGGGGAAGGACCGGTATTTTCGAGACCCTGATCGTGGACGAGATGGTCCAGGAGATGACCCTGAAACACGCCTCGGCCCGGGAGATCACCCGGGCCGCCAAGAAAACGGGCAGACTCAGCGAACTGCGCGACGATGCCCTGGCCAAGGTCTGCAAGGGAATCACCACCCTGGAAGAGGCCGCCCTGGCGGTAATGATCTGATTCCACCCGATAAACGGACAAGAGCCATGCCCAGTTTCTCCTACCAGGCCATCACCGGCAACGGCAACGCCATCACCGGCACCATTGATGCCGATTCCCGGGATGCGGCGGCCGACAAGCTGAGCGCCCAGGGCTATATCCCGGTCAGGATCAAGTCCGGCGGCAACGGCGCGTTCAACCTTTCCCTTGAAAAGCTGAACGCGCGTCTGGCCAAGGTCTCAGCGCCGGACCTGATCCTTTTTACCAAGCAGTTCCGGACGATGATCAGGGCCGGGATCTCGATCCTCGACCTGCTCCGGACCCTGGAGCTGCAGACCGAGAACCTTAAACTGAAAAAGATCGCCGCCGCCATGGCAATGGACATCCAGGATGGCAGCAGTCTCCACGATGCCTTCAACCGGCACCCCGGGGTCTTCTCCAGCCTGTACCGGAGCATGATCAGGGCCGGCGAGACCAGCGGCATGCTCGCCGAGGTCCTGGACCGGCTCTCCTATATCCTGGAACACGAACATAAGGTCAAGAGCGAGGTCAAGAGCGCCCTCCAGTACCCGATCATCGTGGTGGTGTTCCTGACCGTTGCCTTTTTCGTGCTGCTCACCTTTGTCATCCCCCAGTTCATCACCGTGTTCAGCTCGGCCGGCATCGACCTGCCGCTGCCCACCGTGATCTGCGTGGCCATGTACACATTTCTCCGTGATTACTGGATGATCCTCCTGGCCCTGCTGGTGCCCGGTTCCATCGGCCTGGCCGTCTATCTCAAGACCGAGCAGGGCCGTCTCAACCGGGACGCCCTGCTGCTCAGAATTCCAATCATCGGCCCGCTGTTCGTCAAGGCGGCGATGTCCCGTTTTGCCAGCATCTTCTCCATTCTCCAGGCCAGCGGGGTAACGGTGCTGGAGGCGATCCGGATCCTGTCCGGGACCATCGGCAACGCGGCCATCGGCCGGGAATTCGACCTGGTCCGGGTCCGGCTCGAGGAAGGCCGCGGCATTGCCGAGCCGCTGCGCCATGCCCGGTACTTCCCGCCGATGGTGATCAACATGATCGCCATCGGCGAGGAATCCGGCGACCTGGACGCCATGCTCCAGGAGATCTCGGACCATTACGATTATGAGGTGGAATACGCCACCAAGCAACTGGCCGACGCCCTGGGCCCGGTCCTCACCATCTGCCTGGCCGCGGTGGTCGGTTTTTTTGCCCTGGCCATCTTCCTGCCGATGTGGGACCTGACCAAGATGGTGCAATAGCGCGGCGGCCCGGCGCCGGACCCTGAAATATGCCCGCCAGGGCAGGGATAAAATGCATTGCCCTAAACATGTTCCTGTGCTACTTATCTTGCAATGACCTTCACTTCAAAGGAGGACGGCCCGCATCCGGCCGGCGACCGCGCCAGGCGGGCCGCCATACTCTGAAAAAATGCTGAACAATTATACGGTTGGAGGTATCCCAATGCAGATGGCTCTTAGAAAGCTCCGTAACCAGAAAGGCTTCACCCTGATCGAGATCATTGCCGTGCTGATCATCCTCGGCATCCTGGCGGCAGTGGCAGTGCCCAAGTATCTGAACCTGCAGGACGAGGCCCGGAAAAAAGCGGCCGAGGGCTGCGTCGGCGAGATCAAGGGCCGGCTGGCCACGGCCTACGGCTCCCTTCTGCTGAAAAACAACGGGGTCTCGGGGACCGCGTCCGAGATCCTGACGGAATCCCAACTCCCGACAACAGCCAACGCTACCTTTGGCGACTTTAAAATCACCGTGGCCGCCAATACCGCTGGCGACGGAATTGACATCACCGTCTCTGCCGTCAAAACCGTTGATCTTGACACGCCGGTGACCGACGAGTGGCTCATACCGTAGCCGAGCGTCCGCCGGACCTTTTCATATTGCAACGCCCTGCCGCCTGTTCAACCAGCGGCCCGCATCCCGGCAGGATAAACAGATGGCCCCTCTCCCCGGCAACCGGACCGATAACCACGGTTTCACCCTGGTCGAGATAATCGCGGTTTTGATAATCGTAACGATCGTCGGCGCGGTGGTCCTGTCTCAAACCACCTCGATCACCCGCAACAGGCTGACGGCCGAGGTTGACATGCTCAAAAACAACCTTCGCTACGCCCAGGCCCGGGCCATGAACGACAACGTCCCCTGGAAGATCACCCTGACCTCAAGCGGCTACACCCTTTTCCGGGACAGCACCGCCCGGAACCTGCCCGAAGGAGATTCCAGCCACTCCTTTCCCAGCGGGGTCGCCCTCACCTCCGGCGCAACCACGGTCTCCTTTGATTCCTGGGGAAGCCCGGGGTCCAGCGACATCACCCTGATCCTGAACAACTCCGAGGAGATACTGATTACCGGAAACACGGGATTCATCCCCTGACCGGTTACGATGTAAACTGGAAAAGACCATGGAGACAAAGGAACTGGTTATCTCAAGGGCGGAGATCAGGGCCCGGGTCAAGGAACTGGGCGCGGCCATCACCCGCGACTATGAAGGTCGTTCCCTGGTGCTGGTGGGGATATTAAACGGGGCCTTTGTCTTTCTCGCCGACCTGGTCCGGGAGATCAACCTGCCCCTGGAGGTGGATTTCGTCCGGGTGGCGAGCTACGGCTCGCGCGCAACGGCCGGCGAGATCCGCCTGCTCAAGGATATCGAACTGGCCGTTGCCGGCAAGGACGTGCTCCTGGTCGAGGATATCGTTGACACCGGCCGGACCATTGCCTATCTCAAGGACTATTTTATTAAGCATAAGCCGCGCTCGGTGCGGCTCTGCACCCTGATCGACAAAAAAGAACGGCGCCAGGTAGAGGTGGTTTCCGACTATGCCGGCTTTGAGGTCGGGCACGGCTTCCTGGTGGGCTACGGCCTGGACTATGCCGAGCAGCACCGCAATTACCCGGAGGTATATCAGCTCAACTTAACAACCACCGTCTGAAGACGGTGGGTTAACTTAACGACTGAAAGTCGGGATACGGGTCCAAGACCCGTTTTTGACGTGCTCGTGCTCGTGAACGTGAACGTACTCGTACACGAACATAAGTGCTTTTGGCGAACGACAAGTCCATTTATCGAGCGACTCTCCTTGATAATCCATCCTGCTTGCTCGCAACATATTTATTTTTTTCTTGTCTCGATCACGTTTACGTTCACGAGCACGTTCACGAGCACGAAGTAAAAAAAACTCTTCCCTTCCAACCGGATTCCATTGGAAGTGATAAATCTACCCGCCTGAAGGCGGGGGCTTTAACCTTAACTGGGACCAGTAACGGGCCGGAGGGCAGAGCCCGGGCCTTATCCGGTCAGTCTTCTGATCCTCTCCCGGATGGGCGGATGGGTGCTGAACAGTCGTGACATTGACCGGCCGCTCAACGGGTTGACGATATACATCTGGGCCGTGGCCGGATTGACCTGCATGGGACGTTTTCGGTTATACTCTTCCAGTCGTTTGAGGGCGCCGGCCAGTCCATGGGG encodes the following:
- a CDS encoding type II secretion system GspH family protein, producing MAPLPGNRTDNHGFTLVEIIAVLIIVTIVGAVVLSQTTSITRNRLTAEVDMLKNNLRYAQARAMNDNVPWKITLTSSGYTLFRDSTARNLPEGDSSHSFPSGVALTSGATTVSFDSWGSPGSSDITLILNNSEEILITGNTGFIP
- the hpt gene encoding hypoxanthine phosphoribosyltransferase, with the translated sequence METKELVISRAEIRARVKELGAAITRDYEGRSLVLVGILNGAFVFLADLVREINLPLEVDFVRVASYGSRATAGEIRLLKDIELAVAGKDVLLVEDIVDTGRTIAYLKDYFIKHKPRSVRLCTLIDKKERRQVEVVSDYAGFEVGHGFLVGYGLDYAEQHRNYPEVYQLNLTTTV
- a CDS encoding prepilin-type N-terminal cleavage/methylation domain-containing protein, whose translation is MALRKLRNQKGFTLIEIIAVLIILGILAAVAVPKYLNLQDEARKKAAEGCVGEIKGRLATAYGSLLLKNNGVSGTASEILTESQLPTTANATFGDFKITVAANTAGDGIDITVSAVKTVDLDTPVTDEWLIP
- a CDS encoding type II secretion system F family protein translates to MPSFSYQAITGNGNAITGTIDADSRDAAADKLSAQGYIPVRIKSGGNGAFNLSLEKLNARLAKVSAPDLILFTKQFRTMIRAGISILDLLRTLELQTENLKLKKIAAAMAMDIQDGSSLHDAFNRHPGVFSSLYRSMIRAGETSGMLAEVLDRLSYILEHEHKVKSEVKSALQYPIIVVVFLTVAFFVLLTFVIPQFITVFSSAGIDLPLPTVICVAMYTFLRDYWMILLALLVPGSIGLAVYLKTEQGRLNRDALLLRIPIIGPLFVKAAMSRFASIFSILQASGVTVLEAIRILSGTIGNAAIGREFDLVRVRLEEGRGIAEPLRHARYFPPMVINMIAIGEESGDLDAMLQEISDHYDYEVEYATKQLADALGPVLTICLAAVVGFFALAIFLPMWDLTKMVQ